TTGTAGTGGATGACGCCATTGTGGTAATTGAAAACACCCACCGGCTTTTTAATCAGCACCGCGACTGGACCATCCAGCAGGCTGTGAAAGCAGCGGCAGGGGAGGTGTTTATACCGGTACTTTCCGGAACGCTCACCACCATTGCTCCGTTTTTCCCATTGCTTTTCTGGACAGGTATAGTCGGGGAATTCATGAAATTTATGCCGCTGACGCTCATCATTACGCTGGGTGCATCGCTCTTTGTTGCTTATGTGATGAACCCGGTATTTGCCGTATCATTCATGGGACGGCATGAAGACGAAAAGGAAGCGCATGATACCAGTTTTAAGGCTATTCGCAGGCCGATGATCATTCTGGCAGTGGCAGCAGCATTGGGATACTTAATTGACCGAGGTGTTGGGAATTTCTTTATTTTCCTCATCATTTTGTATGCCTTCAATCATTATATCCTTACCCCCCGAATTCTGGTACCGTTCCAGGATAAGCTTTTACCGGAGCTGAAAATAAATTATCGTAAACTAATCAGCTGGCTGCTCGTAGGCTGGCGCCCGGTTGTGCTGGTACTGTCCATGCTGGTTCTGTTTGTTTTCTCGCTTGTGCTGACCGGCATTGTGCAGCCAAAAGTACTTTTCTTCCCAAGTGGTGAGCCGGATTATGTGTATGTATACACCAAAATGCCGATTGGAACGGATGCCAATGTGACCGACTCGGTTACCAAAGTAATAGAGAAAAGAGTATTTGATGTCCTGGAAAAAGAAAAAGCCATGGACATGGTGAACTCCGTGATTGCCAATGTGGGTAAAAATGCGGGTGATCCCTATGCGCCAGATCGTTCAGCTACCCCTCACAAATCCAAAGTTACTGTTGCGTTTGTATATGGTACCGAAAGGGGCGGGCGTTCGTCCCAGGCCATACTGGCCAAAATAAGGGAAGCGGTTTCGGGCATTCCCGGCGCCGAAATTTCCGTGGAACGCGAAGCTGTGGGGCCTCCTACCGGAAAACCAATTTCTATTGAAATTTCGGGAGATGATTTTACGATACTTCAGAAACTGGAAAAGACAGTACTTAAAAAAGTCCAGGATTCGGGTATTGAAGGGATAGACCAGCTCCGTTCGGACTTGGTAACCAACAAACCTGAAATAGTAATAGATATCGACCGTGAAAAAGCACAGCGTGAAGGGATCAGTTCGCAACAGATAGCTATGGCTGTAAGGACCGGGCTTTTTGGTTTTGAAGTTTCCAAGTTCCGCGACGATAAAGACGAGTACCCGATCATGGTCCGTCTGAAAAAGGACGACCGCGAGCAAATTGAAAAACTGTTGAGCCTGAATGTGGTGTACCGGGATATGAATATGAACGGAGCCCTGCGGCAGGTACCGATTACCTCCGTTGCAAACATCCGCTATTCAACTACTTTCAGCCAGATCAATCGCCAGGACCAGAGGAGGATCGTAACCCTGGGGTCGGATGTATTACCAGGTTACAATGCCAATGAAATTGTAGCCCAGATCCAGACACTGGTTGAAGATATGGACGTACCCAACGGATATACTATCAAAATGGGTGGAGAGCAGGAAGAGCAGCAAGCTTCCATGATGTTCCTCGTAGGCGCATTAGGAGCAGCCATCCTGATGATCTACCTGATCCTTGCGACGCAGTTTAACTCTGTTGTGAAGCCGATGATTATTTTCTTTACCATCCTGTTATCCATTATCGGGGTATTGTTAGGCTTCATCATTTTCAACCGCGACTTCTCGATCATCATGTCTGGTGTGGGTATCATCGCCCTGGCCGGTATCGTTGTGAAAAACGGTATCCTTCTCATTGAGTTTATCGAGGAATTACGTGAGCGGGGATATCCCATGCGGGAGGCCATTATTGAAGGTGGGACCATCAGGCTAACACCCGTGCTGTTGACAGCCTCCGCAGCCATCTTAGGCCTGGTACCGCTTGCACTGGGTATCACAGTAGATTTCGTCGGACTCTTTCAGGATCTGTCGCCGCACCTCATCGTTGGCGGCCCAAGCGCAGTTTTCTGGAACATATTGGCCTGGACGATTATTTACGGGCTAAGCTTCTCCACCATACTGACATTGGTGATTGTACCATGCCTTTATTACATCAATGAAAAAGTACGGGATAAGTGGTTTAGAAAGAGTAAAGAAGTGGTAAATCCCAACTGGCAAAACGAGACAATCTGATTTCGTTTGCATCGTTAGCCACGATGCCCATTTCTGTTCAAAGATTTTTGTTTCAGAAATGGGCATTTTTGCAAAAGATTCTTACATTTGCAACCCGAAAGCATTCGGGATGTAGCGCAGTTGGGGACGCCCAGTCCGGTAGTGCACTGGAATGGGGTGAATTCAAGTTAGCTAAACAAATACGGGATGTAGCGCAGCTCGGTAGCGTACTTGCATGGGGTGCAAGAGGTCGCAGGTTCAAATCCTGTCATCCCGACAAAAGCCTGGTCAGAAATGATCGGGCTTTTTAGTTTAAAATATCCAGGTGATTGAAGGGGTGGGCGCCCCCGTTCCAATCCTGGCATCCGTCAGCAACTGCGAAATCGCCGCGAGCAACTGTGAAACGAAAACGAGTGCTTTAGGTGGACTGAGGTATTTAGGAGGATTTTCATTGGGCTGGGGCTTTAGTAAGTACGTGGTGGTTGGTTACGCCTGGGGAGATGGGTGTTCAAATTTTTCTTCCAGGGAGGAAATGTGCTCTTGTTTACTACTGGCAATTGTTTTTTATTTAATTCTGCTATTTTTACATAACCAAATGTAACTCGGATCATGAACCTACCGGGAATTAAAACAGAATATACAGCCAAAGGCCAGGTAAAACGTGTAGTGATCAATGGCTCCACGAAGTCGGAACTCGTAGAGGATCTGCTTGACATCATTGCCTACGAGGAAGCCAAGCAGGCTGATACCGGCGAACGACATAGCTGGGATGATGTGAAGGAAGAAATGGAGAAAAAGCACAAAACTGCCAAATGAGGTATAAGGTAATCGTTACCTCAAAAGTTCTGAAGTACATAAAAAAGCTGTCGGCACGTGATTACAAAATTGTTGCCAATGCACTCGAAGGACTGGCGGCTGATCCCTACGCAGGCGATGTCAAAAAAATGAAAGCCTACGACCACACATTTCGAAAGCGAGCCGGCAATTATCGGATTATTTATGAGATAAATGGCGATATACTATTAGTAGATGTGCTGGACATCGGTGACCGGAAGAACATATATGAATAGAAAGGCATTATCATCCCAGCCCTTTTACGAGACAGGTCCCGTTCAAAAATCCTCCTTTTTTGTGCAATCCAAAGCGCGCCGCACAGGCAGCATAGCGTCAGCAGCCAGGTTATAGTAGATTCTGTGTCTTAATACGTTGGTCGAAGAATAATGTAACAGGGTCATTTCAAGTCGTACTTTCGCTTTATTCGAATCGTAAACCTATATTAGCAGCTACATATCCAATCTACTACTTTACGAAATATTCGCGTGATCAAGTTAATCCTCCAAACCCCGAAGCAAACACTCAACAAGGCTTTCCTGAAACAGCGGCCACTTCGAAAGGAGATTGACCTCTTTAAGGAGAACTGGATCAAGTTGTTGGGGAAGGTGGATGAAATAGAACGTGAGGAGAACCAGAAGAACAACATCCGTGATTTTTGGGGCGACGAGCATGACCCAGCGTTTGAGGACGCTCATTGAAAGGAACCTTTAGGGCCGTGAAGTCATCATTAGTTTTGACAGCTCATCGGGCAGGTTCTTTCAAAAAGCCTGCAGGATGTCCCAATATACCCGCATCATTTCAGAATGAAAACTCTGCCCTCGCCTGAGGCCTGTTGAAGTTTTCCTGATTTTCCAAGCCTGCCAGAGTCACCCAAAATGGTCTACTTCATTGGAAGTTTTCGATCCCCGTAATGAACAAATGGAGCATTGGACGTCAGGAGTGTGCACTGCCTGGCTGGAAGAGAAACAAGACTGATGGATCGCTTGCTATTCTGTCCTGCAGGTGGTGAAATAAAAATACAGATCACCGTTCGTCTTTGTGAGTGCTTGTCGGTACCGAAAGGACAGTGATGTCGAGGTGCATGTCTAAATATTTTTTAAAATTTTTATAAAAAATAGGATTAAAATACCTCATTTCAGCCATTAGTATATAGAGGGGTGTTCTTTCGCGACGATGGCGGGGAAGATGCTTTACAGGATCAAGTATTTGATTGACGTTGTCTAATTAACGGTGGCTAGTGGCTTCACAAATGTTGGATATTGAACTTTGGAATGAATTTCGCGGCGGGTGCCAGGAAGCTTTTCAGCGGCTCTATCAGCTTTATGCGCGTGACCTGCTGAATTATGGATACAAGGTAACCGGTAATACTCAGCTCATCGAGGATAGTATTCATGACCTCTTCATAGAATTGTGGCAGCAGCGTAATAACCTGGGTGAAACCGATTCAATTAAATTCTATCTGTTTCGTTCGCTGCGTAATAGAATAAACCACAGTCAGCGCAAAGACCTTTTTTACAATACCACCGACCTTAACAACGCCTGGGGGAGCCCCGATGATTTTTTGATCGAAAGCCATCTGATCGAAGCAGAAGAGAAGGAAATACTCCTGCAACAGCTTCGCAGCAGTTACGGGCTGCTAAGCCCAAGACAGCAGCAAGCGCTCAATCTGAGGTTTTATATGCATTTCAGTAATGAGGAGATTGCGCGGATCATGGGTATTAATTACCAGTCTGCCTGCAAGTTTATCTATTCAGGATTGAAATCCCTGCGTGAGGCAGTAAGAATATTAAGCATCCTGCTCGTGTTCGGGGAAATCTGATCTGGCAGCCGTTTTTTTATTTGATCAGGGAAAAATCACTTTACAGGTACCGGATGATTTTAACTTTTGCCATACTGTACGGCGTCAGCATCCAGCTGACAATATGATAGGAAAGAGCAACTGCAGGATTCAAGCCCCGGCGGTTTGTCAGATAAAATTTTAAGAGCTATGAACTATTATCAATTTAGGGCGGAAGATTTTGCCGCGGACGACTACTTTAAACAGTGGGTATGTTCGCCTGATGCGGAGTCGGAGGCATTCTGGCAGGAGTTTTTGAAAGACTATCCTGAAAAGTACTACCAGCTGAATGAAGGGAAAATACTGGTGCAGGCACTTCATCATATCAACAAGATAAAAGCGGATGAACCACAGGTAGCCCGGGTATGGTCCCGGATAGAGGATACCGTTGCTTTGAAGAATAAAAGCGGGTTTAGAGGCTGGGTAAAAAGGTATTATGTATGGCAGGTAGCCGCCTCGGTGTTGTTAGTCCTGGGCGCGGCTGGGTTATGGCATACAAGGCAGGCCAATACTCAGCAGATTGCCGGTACAAAGCCTGCATCCGGACAGTGGGAGGAAGCTGCCAATGATACCGACCAGCCCATGGGGGTACTCCTTG
This portion of the Dyadobacter sp. CECT 9275 genome encodes:
- a CDS encoding efflux RND transporter permease subunit, whose translation is MKFDEYKTLGFTNWCVENRTTVYIFTFIITLAGFLVYTNLPKEQFPDIKIPQIYINTVYFGTAPADIENTINKPIEKQLKSLNGVKKIKSNALQDVSVILVEFTPDVAVEVALQRVRDAVDKAKTDLPQNLDSGPTAQDVNFSEFPIMNVNIAGNYSLKQLKQYAEDLQDGIEALPEITRVDILGALNREIQINVDLPRMQSTGLTFYDVQTAVQGENINISGGELNVDGVRRTLRVKGEYTNVADMSNIRIRTGTGATVRLGDVADVVDNFEEQQDFARLTGKPVITLNVIKRSGENLVDASDKIENLIAEYKENRFPSGLDIKITADQSIQTRADLHDLINTVVLGFIFVVMVLMFFMGVRDAIFVGLSVPLSALVAFVMMPLIGPIVGTEFTLNTIVLFAFLLGIGLVVDDAIVVIENTHRLFNQHRDWTIQQAVKAAAGEVFIPVLSGTLTTIAPFFPLLFWTGIVGEFMKFMPLTLIITLGASLFVAYVMNPVFAVSFMGRHEDEKEAHDTSFKAIRRPMIILAVAAALGYLIDRGVGNFFIFLIILYAFNHYILTPRILVPFQDKLLPELKINYRKLISWLLVGWRPVVLVLSMLVLFVFSLVLTGIVQPKVLFFPSGEPDYVYVYTKMPIGTDANVTDSVTKVIEKRVFDVLEKEKAMDMVNSVIANVGKNAGDPYAPDRSATPHKSKVTVAFVYGTERGGRSSQAILAKIREAVSGIPGAEISVEREAVGPPTGKPISIEISGDDFTILQKLEKTVLKKVQDSGIEGIDQLRSDLVTNKPEIVIDIDREKAQREGISSQQIAMAVRTGLFGFEVSKFRDDKDEYPIMVRLKKDDREQIEKLLSLNVVYRDMNMNGALRQVPITSVANIRYSTTFSQINRQDQRRIVTLGSDVLPGYNANEIVAQIQTLVEDMDVPNGYTIKMGGEQEEQQASMMFLVGALGAAILMIYLILATQFNSVVKPMIIFFTILLSIIGVLLGFIIFNRDFSIIMSGVGIIALAGIVVKNGILLIEFIEELRERGYPMREAIIEGGTIRLTPVLLTASAAILGLVPLALGITVDFVGLFQDLSPHLIVGGPSAVFWNILAWTIIYGLSFSTILTLVIVPCLYYINEKVRDKWFRKSKEVVNPNWQNETI
- a CDS encoding type II toxin-antitoxin system RelE family toxin — translated: MRYKVIVTSKVLKYIKKLSARDYKIVANALEGLAADPYAGDVKKMKAYDHTFRKRAGNYRIIYEINGDILLVDVLDIGDRKNIYE
- a CDS encoding DUF7149 domain-containing protein; the protein is MIKLILQTPKQTLNKAFLKQRPLRKEIDLFKENWIKLLGKVDEIEREENQKNNIRDFWGDEHDPAFEDAH
- a CDS encoding RNA polymerase sigma factor; protein product: MLDIELWNEFRGGCQEAFQRLYQLYARDLLNYGYKVTGNTQLIEDSIHDLFIELWQQRNNLGETDSIKFYLFRSLRNRINHSQRKDLFYNTTDLNNAWGSPDDFLIESHLIEAEEKEILLQQLRSSYGLLSPRQQQALNLRFYMHFSNEEIARIMGINYQSACKFIYSGLKSLREAVRILSILLVFGEI